TAAAACTGAAAGAGCGTattctgcatgcaacacaCGCCTTGCAAGACGCTCTTTCGGAAACCTCCAAGTcaacagaaaggaaacaacagTGTCGCAACTCGCTCTCACTTGGTGCGCTCCTGGACAGACAGCTGGGAGATCCATCAACTTGAACTCGACCCCGTCGACGTAACGCAACGTGCCAATGTGAGGCcgccgcgtctgcatgctctcCGATCCAATTTTCGATTGGTAtcttgaaaaagaaaaacaacgaaCGTCGCAGGAGTGTAGAGacaaacaggagacagaacgaagagggagaacgacacacaaaaaaaaacacagaggcaaagacacacacaaagagagaaacagaataCAGAGTCTcagagaggcacagagacaaggaggCCGGGAAACAGACTGTCCCAAGGAGACAGAATCCCCGGCGCAGCAACCGCAGCGCGTACGTTCAAAGAGGCAGAGATAACGCCAATGATGAGaatttgcatgcgtttttaaaactgcatgcacagtgcGTTCAACATTTCTCCCGGAGAAAGACGTCTCCCGAAACGCCCAGTGGATAGCGATAGCGTAGATGTTTGGGAAAGGAGCACAGGTGTTGCGTCTCCTACAGACATTTCATACTCCAGCATCCCGGCTGAAAAACGACTGCTCAAAATCGCGTTGAATCATGGAAGCAGCATATAGGGCGCCCTCCCACAGACCGTTGGCCTTCCTTGCTTATTTCCAGTGCTGTCTCGTTTCGAGTGTCGCAGTCGCTTCTCGTCCACGCTCAAATCCCAGGCTGGTTGTTTCTATGATGACTCCgagggagagcagaaacTCTCAAACGCGTCTGGAGCAACAGCCAAACAGTTCTTGCGAACTCATGGCAATagacacgcatgcagtgcctTCGTGTcacgctctcttctcttttcttgtttcccCTTCGTCGTGTTCGCCTTTGATGTCAACCTCCAGTTGCaccctcgctttctctctctgggtttctctgcgcgtctttgttttttctgtacCTTCTTTGGAATGTCGCTGCTTTGCTCACCTCGTGACcgcggcagcgaaggaggTTTTCCCGCTGTTGGGTGCCCCAACCAGGGCGACGTCGTTCAGGAGTCTCAGCTCGAGTTCAAGAAAAGTTCTTTCGCCAGGCTCTGGTAGCCGTccatctttcttcttgaaGCTGCTGGGCGCGAGGCCCCCGCGCCCCCCCGCCGCAACTGCCAGGCTCTGTTTGTTGAACAGAAATTGGAACCTGAGGCCACAAACCAtcgacgagagacagaaaactcgAAACCTCAAACTGAAGACTGAAAACCTTACACCGTAGCCAGGAGACCTCAGTTATAAACCACAAACTGGAATCCGTTTTACCTAAACCGTCGACACCAAAGCCTAAGCCTTCAACCGTAAACGAAACCTTAAATGAACCGCAAAGCATGAGCCATCAGACTCTCCCGCGAAAACGACCCTACACTGCAAATTTCAAGACTCTAAACCGTCGGCGCGCCGTTTTGCTCGACGCCATGGATGCTGAAGAACGAGAACGGTGGTGTCActtcagagagaagcgcaaaaCGAAACAGCAAACTGCAAGCGGTAGTGGCTTACCAAAAGAGACTCTGCTTGTAGCGTCGTCCCTCGGGACTGAGGCGACCCGTCGCAACGCGTTTCCTCACGATAGTGCCCAATGGCACCTGATACGAAAAGGAGAatgaagaaacaaaggacaGAACAAGAGGCAGATTTGGCAGAGATCACGTCTGAACGGAGACAAGCTCCGTCACTTGAGatcgagaaggcgaagacgatcgaagaggaagaagacgacggaacCTAGCCTTGAGAACACCAGAAAGGAGTCATGTAGCAGGAAGTGGACGAAGCCTGAACGTCGTCCGTTCTGCTCGCAGCTCGATAAACACGGAGACTCCAATGAACGACAGCGAACGTGAACCAATACACACAAgctccacgcatgcagagatgcGGGAGCCTttgaaagaaaagaagacagacaaacACATATTAGGGTACTTCTTGCAAGAAGTgatgcacacacacaaatatatatacatatacatatacatatatatacatatacatatatgtatatatatgtatatatatgtgtgcgtatatgtatatgcctTATATGTGAGTGATAGAAAGGACAGGTAAGTATTTGTATGCATGCGTGATGTGAGGTCCGGCGATACGAATACCATATATGTCTCCACATAGATGTACGTATACGGTGAGATTGAGTGAGATGAAAGGCAGAGCTGTGGGGGGAATCGTTACCAGACACGTGGAAATCCTTTCTGttgaaaaaacacaaagttGGCATTTGAGATTCCAATTCTCGATCGTGTAACGTTTTGCAAACACACCAGCAACATatcctctcgcgtctgctaCCATGGCCTTCAGCAGCCGACCGGATATCGAGGATCAGTGAGGTGTCTCCAACTGTCTCCTTAAACCCCGCGTGCTCTTCGATTCTTTTCAGAATCCTACGATTGTCATGAACAGATGTCTGGACATAGgaacagaggcgaagcgagtACACCCTTCAAGAGGCGTCAGACGGTTGGATTCCCTGCAAGATCCGATATTCGAGACTGTACAACAACTACAGTCGAATAGAAAGAGAACTTATAGTTCCTGCGATACCGAATACGCCTTCACGTACGGGGCACAACCCAGTCCATTGCGTCCCCGCATTTACTGGACGCATGCTCGCGCTTCCCGCTTACTTTGACAATTCTAtcttttgcatgcaagccGCGGCTCGtgccttctgcgtcgccgccgTCGTCCGCCTGCAGTTTCTGCTCAACTTGCAGCAGATCCCCGCACCGCTGGTCGGCCTCCAAAATCACATTTCCACCGTGTCCACCGTACCCTGGACCTCGAAAGTTGCGACTTCTGCAAAGACGGGGaagcgcgcgagagaaggtcaaacgtttttcttgtgacagagagggaggcgcAAGACAAacgggaagagaggaagcgagagcgCGCCGCACACAGAGACTAAGACAGAGAGGGTCGAGAGCgcgagacggaagagaaagaaagagaggagcagacagagaccgacacacagaaaagaagcaagagatAACAAAGAGTTCTGAAACTCCGCCATAAGAAGGGGAATAACTCTGTTCTGAGTGAGAGCTGTTTGGTAACTCCTTGACTTCTCGTCACTGCTGGCGCATCTCGTTGTTGCGAGTTTCGCTGCTCTGTCCGACCGATTTCTTGACCGGtgcgtctgctgtctccgcgtcccTATCGCAGGACACAATGGCCGTCGTTGCTCTTTGTTCGGTGCGCATTTTTAGGGATTGGttttgtttgcttcttcttcctctcagcTCTCACCGAACTGcattcttcttcggcttgcCTCCATTGCCGGCCTTGGCCTCGCACCACAAGAAATCCACGAAAGGCTTCTCGTAGCGAGGAAAGTTCTCGACGTCCTCTTCCGTCAAGCTCTTCATCACATCCCATCGCAGCTTCTCGGTCGTCGTTGAGGCGACTCTCGCGCTCGCTGTGCCTCCCGAATAAAGcaccgaggaagaagagagagaaggagaagaagagcgagaaggagaagaagagagagaaggagaagaagagagagaagtctcGGGACAATCCGAAGATGGAGACCGCGAAACGAGCGAAGCATACGATgaggcggaggaagaggtGGAAGCAGCATCGAAAGACGTCAACGGCCTGTTGGAAGCATGAGACGAGTCAGAAAAGGGAACGAAGCTGTTGACAGACTTGTGACCCTCTAAACGATTCTGGAGCCAGAGTCGAcgtcgcgtctgtctcccccgACGCCCGAAGAAGCTGTTCTGCCCCGTGGACGGAACTTGGTCTCTGTTGTCCTCCTGgttgttttctccttcctgggagttgtttctttctcgctgctcttcatcttctcctcgctcttcttcctcgcgttcgCTCTTTGCAAGCGCTGTCTGATGATTTGccctctcctcctgtcttctctcagaACCGACGCTTTCTGgagtctcttcgtcttggcGGCACCCTTGTTTTTGTGTTCTTTCCAGGTCACACATGATCCgcgcgagacgcgaggaaacTGAAAGGCATCGAcgacgaaacgaaggaagCGCGGAAGAACCGCAAGGAGGCGAATCCGAGccgagagacgacagaggcaACCAACACAACGgtgaacgcagagacagccgagcgTCCGCAGCGTTGGAGCAGGGAGTtgcagaaaacgcacaaggggaggaagagagagaggagaaacaccgGGAAGTGGAGGGAAAGCAAGCAGCTCcagaagacgcaagagaagcagggagagacggagagagaggcggtaGCGGAGAAAGATCAAGTTGAAAGCGCAGAGACGATGCGAGCGCCTCTGCAAACCGACCTGAAGAGGCGAAGTCGGACGGTATGTTTtcggggagacgaggagaaagggaggaagccAGACGCCTGCAACCACACCCAGAGGACCGACAGAGAGTCCTTGAAGATGCGATGCGACCTTGAATAGAGTGCTttacgcgagaagaagaaaatgcaGATTTGCGACCTCGGCAACACACGGAAGACGCGGAGGACGATGGAGACAAAGCACGAGCTTTATGGGGGAGGgacggcagagacgaagggcaggaggaacgagaagcaACGCACTCTGGCTCTTGCCAAGCGCCacaggcagcagagacaccctCAACGTCCCCAGTTTTCCAGCGGCAGCCGCAAGAGTCAAATGCTTGCTCAAAACCTTGTCCGGGCGTTGCCGGAGCTGACGAGCGAACGGCCGTTGTTCGGACTATTGTGTGtgttcctttgtttctc
This genomic interval from Toxoplasma gondii ME49 chromosome VIIb, whole genome shotgun sequence contains the following:
- a CDS encoding GTP-binding protein (encoded by transcript TGME49_260360) is translated as MARCWSCERLCFYGLLPASKKRPFSYVPVSPCWPSPSLFLSSSFSPLHRPSPRSSRGSRRSESTEPAGEHSDAHVPSENSAFSLFLRNKGTHTIVRTTAVRSSAPATPGQGFEQAFDSCGCRWKTGDVEGVSAACGAWQEPECVASRSSCPSSLPSLPHKARALSPSSSASSVCCRGRKSAFSSSRVKHSIQGRIASSRTLCRSSGCGCRRLASSLSPRLPENIPSDFASSGRFAEALASSLRFQLDLSPLPPLSPSLPASLASSGAACFPSTSRCFSSLSSSPCAFSATPCSNAADARLSLRSPLCWLPLSSLGSDSPPCGSSALPSFRRRCLSVSSRLARIMCDLERTQKQGCRQDEETPESVGSERRQEERANHQTALAKSEREEEERGEDEEQRERNNSQEGENNQEDNRDQVPSTGQNSFFGRRGRQTRRRLWLQNRLEGHKSVNSFVPFSDSSHASNRPLTSFDAASTSSSASSYASLVSRSPSSDCPETSLSSSPSLSSSPSRSSSPSLSSSSVLYSGGTASARVASTTTEKLRWDVMKSLTEEDVENFPRYEKPFVDFLWCEAKAGNGGKPKKNAVRSRNFRGPGYGGHGGNVILEADQRCGDLLQVEQKLQADDGGDAEGTSRGLHAKDRIVKVPLGTIVRKRVATGRLSPEGRRYKQSLFWFQFLFNKQSLAVAAGGRGGLAPSSFKKKDGRLPEPGERTFLELELRLLNDVALVGAPNSGKTSFAAAVTRYQSKIGSESMQTRRPHIGTLRYVDGVEFKLMDLPAVCPGAHQDKSRGMRILRHLYRSRLLVYVLDVARGALLHPGQNTTVTEERLLLTEDHPLTGAEGTSRYFAAEGRRDALGDSEGPACGGVTGQGDPFEDFLYLREEVMKHRKDNEGKKELVIATKCDALHRGSLYHLDSLYYRMRNQFPEIPIVGVSARFGLGLQEAVSTIRQLLGPEDWLVKERRVQMEKSWEEFLLPNRAEEDKALRRLDYFPLPPVNLPANVGASLHPPPPLTMKIVGSHGFSHCHENIPVKESNPLTGETSAPRLEDEWCDYTDSENV